Proteins from a genomic interval of Methanofollis formosanus:
- a CDS encoding HNH endonuclease, translating into MTVYYTTLDEIEEGLSTILPDKKYRKNCLSVFAESIVEANSYGRNRWGVYCFRDGARIGVRLLVGHLIVFTIDRDGMWLSLDKTLLDESKDMRHLFDRREDWQWGRGEYSEYQVVRSRNGYYIPSSTDFDLWPFIRQFHFAYIKRCAQRYDRLDPRSQQHHSPALLAYIRKELGQKIPGPEYGAETGDTIFQEMEEFQRRYRELPETERASLVLSRIGQGVFRSDLKNYWKTCAVTGCAETELLVASHIKPWRDSDNFERLDVYNGLLLVPQIDRAFDRGYVSFDDGGKIIISRNLSDGDRKKLGIYPGMRLRTVEKNHRPYLEYHRQKIFIT; encoded by the coding sequence GTGACGGTATATTATACCACTCTGGATGAGATCGAAGAGGGCCTCTCAACAATTTTACCCGACAAAAAGTATCGAAAGAACTGTCTCTCTGTATTTGCCGAATCGATCGTTGAAGCGAATTCATATGGCAGGAACAGGTGGGGGGTCTATTGTTTCCGCGATGGTGCCCGGATAGGTGTCCGACTCCTGGTGGGCCATCTCATCGTTTTTACGATAGACCGGGACGGGATGTGGCTGTCTCTGGATAAAACCCTGCTGGATGAGAGCAAAGATATGCGGCATCTGTTCGACCGGAGAGAGGACTGGCAGTGGGGTCGAGGAGAGTACTCTGAGTATCAGGTGGTCAGATCGCGGAACGGATATTATATCCCTTCGAGCACGGATTTTGATCTCTGGCCGTTCATCCGTCAGTTTCACTTTGCCTATATCAAACGTTGTGCACAGCGATATGACCGGTTGGACCCGAGGAGCCAGCAGCATCACTCCCCTGCCCTCCTGGCGTATATCAGAAAAGAACTCGGGCAAAAGATCCCGGGTCCAGAATATGGGGCGGAGACTGGCGATACTATTTTTCAGGAGATGGAAGAGTTTCAGAGGAGATACCGAGAACTGCCTGAGACCGAACGTGCATCTCTGGTTCTGAGTCGTATCGGGCAGGGGGTGTTCAGGTCAGATCTTAAGAACTACTGGAAGACCTGTGCGGTGACGGGATGTGCGGAAACTGAGTTGCTGGTCGCATCTCATATCAAACCCTGGAGGGATTCGGATAATTTCGAACGCCTTGATGTCTATAATGGGTTATTGCTTGTTCCACAGATCGACCGTGCTTTTGACAGAGGATATGTGAGTTTTGATGACGGGGGGAAGATCATCATCAGTCGAAACCTCAGCGATGGCGACAGGAAGAAGCTTGGCATTTATCCTGGCATGAGACTGAGGACGGTGGAGAAGAATCATCGTCCCTATCTGGAATACCATCGGCAGAAGATCTTCATAACATGA
- a CDS encoding C39 family peptidase, with translation MRSEHSSFSGCRYPEIFEILHHTDYFGEEDGPCSCILKKCVYSREWDYEYNEYYSRTLFGIDAALGILKGIVENPEERNFSEEIKRNLASMKDSERERIKGIIDHFPLKEISNHISRISLYTKEGREPRYLGFVDLSPFGVSEVYIRPPLWMTSPHYYLPCERIFFPDTALRLKENSAEMVSCVPFIKVQAEVAVCAQYAVRMALMILSQRPPTVPEIVFEASKTALKGGLDRHQEDGWYDDEIKQAIEDKGYGVHELGHCEYIRCEECGAEFNLNPRLKSPDLENIYAYVESGIPVILGIKDTSYLPWWPDETEGEAHAIVAIGHTISDDNRIDGLIVHDESTYPYQVLYEVLDNGTQIEDMIDSAIIPVPREVVVEYPVAKGIFNEIIGHLQENGILRDILYRPILVDAHHAKRMLGEEGKRAGIMDCTIPVDVRDAFLSAYMGRYVWLFELRYDTGDEHYEYTGDILIGTKDPVCMGMHVPEAGIYAYYEDERAEGLTFNEYSDDGEW, from the coding sequence TTGAGATCTGAGCACTCCTCTTTTTCCGGGTGCAGGTACCCGGAGATCTTCGAGATTTTGCATCATACCGATTACTTTGGGGAAGAAGATGGGCCGTGTTCCTGCATCCTGAAAAAATGCGTCTACAGCAGGGAATGGGACTATGAGTACAATGAGTATTACTCCCGGACTCTTTTTGGGATCGATGCGGCGCTTGGTATCCTGAAGGGCATTGTGGAGAATCCTGAAGAGAGAAATTTCTCCGAAGAGATAAAACGAAACCTTGCATCGATGAAAGATTCCGAGAGGGAGAGGATCAAGGGAATCATTGATCACTTCCCCTTGAAAGAGATCTCAAATCATATCTCTCGAATATCCTTGTATACAAAAGAAGGACGCGAGCCCAGGTATCTTGGATTCGTCGATCTCTCTCCTTTCGGGGTTAGTGAAGTTTATATCAGACCGCCGTTGTGGATGACCTCTCCTCATTATTATCTCCCCTGTGAGAGGATTTTTTTCCCGGACACCGCCCTGAGGCTCAAAGAAAATAGTGCAGAAATGGTCAGTTGTGTGCCGTTCATCAAAGTCCAGGCCGAGGTGGCGGTATGTGCACAGTATGCGGTACGGATGGCACTCATGATCCTGTCTCAGCGACCTCCGACGGTGCCGGAGATCGTCTTCGAAGCGAGCAAGACGGCGCTGAAAGGTGGTCTGGATCGTCATCAGGAAGACGGGTGGTATGATGATGAGATCAAGCAGGCTATTGAAGACAAGGGATATGGGGTCCATGAACTGGGGCACTGTGAATATATCAGGTGCGAAGAATGCGGTGCGGAGTTCAACCTGAACCCCCGCCTCAAGAGTCCGGATCTTGAAAATATTTATGCGTATGTGGAATCCGGCATTCCTGTGATTTTAGGAATCAAAGATACGAGTTACTTGCCCTGGTGGCCAGATGAAACCGAGGGAGAAGCACATGCAATCGTTGCAATAGGACATACCATTTCTGATGACAACAGGATCGACGGTCTGATCGTACATGATGAAAGCACCTATCCGTACCAGGTGCTGTATGAAGTCCTTGATAACGGGACTCAGATAGAAGATATGATCGATTCTGCAATTATTCCTGTCCCTCGGGAGGTTGTCGTCGAGTACCCTGTTGCAAAGGGGATATTCAATGAGATCATAGGGCATCTCCAAGAGAACGGGATATTGCGTGATATTCTGTACCGGCCTATTCTCGTCGATGCGCATCATGCAAAGAGGATGCTTGGCGAGGAAGGAAAGAGGGCGGGCATAATGGATTGCACTATCCCGGTCGATGTGAGAGATGCGTTTTTGTCTGCCTATATGGGTCGGTATGTCTGGCTGTTTGAGTTGCGGTACGATACGGGTGACGAGCATTACGAGTATACCGGGGATATTCTGATCGGAACGAAAGATCCGGTATGCATGGGGATGCATGTCCCGGAGGCAGGGATATATGCATATTATGAAGATGAGCGGGCTGAGGGGTTGACGTTCAACGAGTATTCTGATGATGGTGAGTGGTGA
- a CDS encoding M23 family metallopeptidase — MSKIRQVFILFIMTAAIVAAGCTQSTAELQASAIPPVNLTVPFSPIPVPSSEGVNLAYELELSPTGNETPVPERVEVVDPATGESLWSLEGDMLAALYHPVADPPPTAAELENGTGKVPVPRVSLWFKVSPDAVPDRLVHRLTLNQTGSGLSPVTLDGGEVAVRTDLRPVVIGSPMRGAGWTAIESTAPMTHHFLAQITMNGVTRVPQRYAQDWIYLDPETGEAVVGNATLAKNYLGYGREIYSVANGTVVDVLDGLPDLETIYSAPPATVETAAGNYVIVDIGDEKYACYAHMAPGSVRVEEGDTVAEGQVLGQVGNSGNSDIPHLHFQVVTDTPSFLGAEGYPHVYRSFDVIGGINQTLAEQKTSEPDYSMNRFWSELGDFVVFSPQSMSRENELPENFAIVLLP, encoded by the coding sequence ATGTCGAAGATCCGCCAGGTTTTCATCCTTTTCATCATGACGGCGGCGATCGTTGCCGCCGGATGTACGCAGTCCACAGCGGAACTGCAGGCATCCGCGATCCCGCCGGTGAATCTGACCGTCCCGTTCTCGCCCATCCCGGTTCCGAGTTCGGAAGGCGTCAATCTTGCGTACGAACTCGAACTCTCGCCGACCGGAAACGAGACGCCCGTACCGGAAAGGGTCGAGGTCGTCGATCCCGCCACGGGAGAGAGCCTCTGGTCTCTTGAGGGGGATATGCTGGCCGCGCTCTACCATCCGGTCGCAGACCCGCCGCCGACCGCGGCGGAACTTGAGAATGGTACGGGAAAAGTGCCGGTCCCGAGAGTCTCTCTCTGGTTCAAGGTCAGTCCGGATGCCGTGCCCGACCGGCTCGTCCACAGGCTGACCCTGAACCAGACCGGGAGCGGGCTGTCGCCGGTTACGCTGGATGGCGGCGAGGTTGCGGTGCGCACGGATCTTCGGCCGGTGGTGATCGGTTCTCCGATGCGTGGCGCCGGATGGACGGCAATCGAGAGCACGGCTCCCATGACTCATCATTTCCTTGCTCAGATCACGATGAACGGGGTGACCCGCGTTCCCCAGCGGTACGCACAGGACTGGATATACCTGGACCCGGAGACGGGGGAGGCGGTTGTCGGGAACGCGACGCTGGCAAAGAACTACCTGGGATATGGCAGAGAGATCTATTCGGTCGCCAACGGGACGGTGGTGGATGTCCTGGACGGTCTTCCTGATCTGGAGACCATTTATTCCGCCCCGCCGGCCACCGTCGAAACCGCAGCCGGCAACTATGTCATCGTCGATATCGGGGACGAGAAATATGCCTGCTATGCCCATATGGCTCCGGGCTCGGTCAGGGTCGAGGAAGGCGACACGGTTGCGGAAGGGCAGGTGCTGGGGCAGGTGGGCAACAGCGGGAACTCCGATATCCCGCATCTCCACTTCCAGGTCGTGACAGATACGCCTTCGTTCCTGGGGGCCGAGGGGTATCCTCATGTGTACCGTTCGTTCGATGTGATCGGCGGGATCAACCAGACGCTTGCAGAACAGAAAACTTCGGAACCTGATTATTCGATGAACCGGTTCTGGTCGGAACTCGGGGACTTTGTCGTCTTCTCCCCGCAGTCGATGTCCCGGGAGAACGAACTGCCGGAAAATTTCGCGATCGTCCTGCTCCCCTGA